From the genome of Mustela lutreola isolate mMusLut2 chromosome 16, mMusLut2.pri, whole genome shotgun sequence, one region includes:
- the CPNE2 gene encoding copine-2 isoform X1, translating into MAYIPSGGAPAAGAAPVGSQYCVCKVELSVSGQNLLDRDVTSKSDPFCVLFTESDGRWIEYDRTETAINNLNPAFSKKFVLDYHFEEVQKLKFALFDQDKSSTQLDEHDFLGQFSCSLGTIVSSKKITRPLLLMNDKPAGKGLITIAAQELSDNQVITLSLAGRRLDKKDLFGKSDPFLEFYKPGDDGKWMLVHRTEVIKYTLDPVWKPFTVPLVSLCDGDMDKPIQVMCYDYDNDGGHDFIGEFQTSVSQMCAARDGVPLEFECINPKKQRKKKNYKNSGIIILRSCKINRDYSFLDYILGGCQLMFTVGIDFTASNGNPLDPSSLHYINPMGTNEYLSAIWAVGQIIQDYDSDKMFPALGFGAQLPPDWKVSHEFAINFNPTNPFCSGVDGIAQAYSACLPHIRFYGPTNFSPIVNHVARFAAQATQQQTATQYFILLIITDGVISDMEETRHAVVQASKLPMSIIIVGVGNADFAAMEFLDGDSRTLRSHTGEEAARDIVQFVPFREFRNAAKETLAKAVLAELPQQVVQYFKHKNLPPTHSEPA; encoded by the exons ATGGCCTACATCCCTAGTGGGGGTGCCCCGGCAGCTGGGGCGGCCCCCGTGGGCTCCCAGTATTGCGTGTGCAAGGTGGAACTGTCAGTGAGTGGCCAGAACCTGCTGGACCGGGACGTGACCTCCAAGTCTGACCCCTTCTGTGTCCTCTTTACAGAGAGTGATGGCAGGTGGATTGAG tATGACAGGACGGAAACCGCCATCAACAACCTCAACCCCGCGTTCTCCAAGAAGTTCGTCCTCGACTACCACTTTGAGGAGGTGCAGAAGCTCAAGTTCGCCCTGTTCGACCAGGACAAGTCCAGCACACAGCTGGACGAGCATGATTTCCTGGGCCAGTTCTCCTGCAGCCTGGGCACG ATCGTCTCCAGCAAGAAGATCACTCGGCCTCTGCTGCTGATGAATGACAAGCCTGCGGGGAAGGGCTTGATTACG ATTGCCGCCCAGGAGCTGTCGGACAACCAGGTCATCACACTCAGTCTGGCGGGCAGGAGGCTGGATAAGAAG GACCTCTTCGGAAAGTCAGATCCTTTTCTTGAGTTTTATAAACCGGGAGACGACGGCAAATGGATGCTGGTTCACAGGACTGAG GTGATCAAGTACACGCTGGACCCTGTGTGGAAGCCATTCACTGTGCCGTTGGTGTCCCTGTGTGATGGGGACATGGACAAGCCCATCCAG GTCATGTGCTACGACTATGACAACGACGGGGGCCATGACTTCATCGGCGAGTTCCAGACCTCAGTGTCACAGATGTGTGCGGCTCGTGATGGCGTCCCG CTGGAGTTTGAGTGCATCAACCCcaagaagcaaaggaagaagaagaactaTAAAAACTCAGGCATCATTATCCTGCGTTCCTGCAAG ATCAACCGGGACTACTCCTTTCTGGACTACATCCTAGGAGGCTGCCAGCTCATGTTCACT GTTGGGATAGACTTCACAGCCTCCAACGGGAACCCCCTTGACCCTTCCTCTTTGCACTATATCAACCCCATGGGCACCAACGAGTATCTGTCGGCCATCTGGGCTGTTGGGCAGATCATTCAGGACTATGACAG TGATAAGATGTTTCCGGCTCTGGGCTTTGGAGCCCAGTTACCCCCAGACTGGAAG GTCTCCCATGAGTTTGCCATCAACTTCAACCCCACCAACCCCTTCTGCTCAG GTGTGGATGGCATCGCCCAGGCATATTCAGCTTGCCTGCCCCACATCCGCTTCTATGGTCCCACCAACTTCTCTCCCATCGTCAACCACGTGGCGCGGTTTGCGGCCCAGGCCACTCAGCAGCAGACGGCCACG CAGTACTTCATCCTCCTCATCATCACGGACGGCGTCATCAGTGACATGGAGGAGACACGCCACGCCGTGGTGCAGGCTTCCAAGCTGCCCATGTCCATCATCATCGTGGGCGTGGGCAACGCTGACTTCGCCGCCATGGAGTTCCTGGACGGGGACAGCCGCACACTGCGCTCGCACACCGGGGAGGAGGCGGCCCGTGACATCGTGCAGTTCGTGCCCTTCCGAGAGTTCCGCAAC GCAGCGAAAGAGACCTTGGCCAAAGCTGTGCTGGCGGAACTGCCCCAACAAGTCGTGCAGTATTTCAAGCATAAAAACCTGCCCCCCACGCACTCGGAGCCTGCCTGA
- the CPNE2 gene encoding copine-2 isoform X2: protein MAYIPSGGAPAAGAAPVGSQYCVCKVELSVSGQNLLDRDVTSKSDPFCVLFTESDGRWIEYDRTETAINNLNPAFSKKFVLDYHFEEVQKLKFALFDQDKSSTQLDEHDFLGQFSCSLGTIVSSKKITRPLLLMNDKPAGKGLITIAAQELSDNQVITLSLAGRRLDKKDLFGKSDPFLEFYKPGDDGKWMLVHRTEVIKYTLDPVWKPFTVPLVSLCDGDMDKPIQVMCYDYDNDGGHDFIGEFQTSVSQMCAARDGVPLEFECINPKKQRKKKNYKNSGIIILRSCKINRDYSFLDYILGGCQLMFTVGIDFTASNGNPLDPSSLHYINPMGTNEYLSAIWAVGQIIQDYDSDKMFPALGFGAQLPPDWKVSHEFAINFNPTNPFCSGVDGIAQAYSACLPHIRFYGPTNFSPIVNHVARFAAQATQQQTATYFILLIITDGVISDMEETRHAVVQASKLPMSIIIVGVGNADFAAMEFLDGDSRTLRSHTGEEAARDIVQFVPFREFRNAAKETLAKAVLAELPQQVVQYFKHKNLPPTHSEPA, encoded by the exons ATGGCCTACATCCCTAGTGGGGGTGCCCCGGCAGCTGGGGCGGCCCCCGTGGGCTCCCAGTATTGCGTGTGCAAGGTGGAACTGTCAGTGAGTGGCCAGAACCTGCTGGACCGGGACGTGACCTCCAAGTCTGACCCCTTCTGTGTCCTCTTTACAGAGAGTGATGGCAGGTGGATTGAG tATGACAGGACGGAAACCGCCATCAACAACCTCAACCCCGCGTTCTCCAAGAAGTTCGTCCTCGACTACCACTTTGAGGAGGTGCAGAAGCTCAAGTTCGCCCTGTTCGACCAGGACAAGTCCAGCACACAGCTGGACGAGCATGATTTCCTGGGCCAGTTCTCCTGCAGCCTGGGCACG ATCGTCTCCAGCAAGAAGATCACTCGGCCTCTGCTGCTGATGAATGACAAGCCTGCGGGGAAGGGCTTGATTACG ATTGCCGCCCAGGAGCTGTCGGACAACCAGGTCATCACACTCAGTCTGGCGGGCAGGAGGCTGGATAAGAAG GACCTCTTCGGAAAGTCAGATCCTTTTCTTGAGTTTTATAAACCGGGAGACGACGGCAAATGGATGCTGGTTCACAGGACTGAG GTGATCAAGTACACGCTGGACCCTGTGTGGAAGCCATTCACTGTGCCGTTGGTGTCCCTGTGTGATGGGGACATGGACAAGCCCATCCAG GTCATGTGCTACGACTATGACAACGACGGGGGCCATGACTTCATCGGCGAGTTCCAGACCTCAGTGTCACAGATGTGTGCGGCTCGTGATGGCGTCCCG CTGGAGTTTGAGTGCATCAACCCcaagaagcaaaggaagaagaagaactaTAAAAACTCAGGCATCATTATCCTGCGTTCCTGCAAG ATCAACCGGGACTACTCCTTTCTGGACTACATCCTAGGAGGCTGCCAGCTCATGTTCACT GTTGGGATAGACTTCACAGCCTCCAACGGGAACCCCCTTGACCCTTCCTCTTTGCACTATATCAACCCCATGGGCACCAACGAGTATCTGTCGGCCATCTGGGCTGTTGGGCAGATCATTCAGGACTATGACAG TGATAAGATGTTTCCGGCTCTGGGCTTTGGAGCCCAGTTACCCCCAGACTGGAAG GTCTCCCATGAGTTTGCCATCAACTTCAACCCCACCAACCCCTTCTGCTCAG GTGTGGATGGCATCGCCCAGGCATATTCAGCTTGCCTGCCCCACATCCGCTTCTATGGTCCCACCAACTTCTCTCCCATCGTCAACCACGTGGCGCGGTTTGCGGCCCAGGCCACTCAGCAGCAGACGGCCACG TACTTCATCCTCCTCATCATCACGGACGGCGTCATCAGTGACATGGAGGAGACACGCCACGCCGTGGTGCAGGCTTCCAAGCTGCCCATGTCCATCATCATCGTGGGCGTGGGCAACGCTGACTTCGCCGCCATGGAGTTCCTGGACGGGGACAGCCGCACACTGCGCTCGCACACCGGGGAGGAGGCGGCCCGTGACATCGTGCAGTTCGTGCCCTTCCGAGAGTTCCGCAAC GCAGCGAAAGAGACCTTGGCCAAAGCTGTGCTGGCGGAACTGCCCCAACAAGTCGTGCAGTATTTCAAGCATAAAAACCTGCCCCCCACGCACTCGGAGCCTGCCTGA